A DNA window from Dunckerocampus dactyliophorus isolate RoL2022-P2 chromosome 17, RoL_Ddac_1.1, whole genome shotgun sequence contains the following coding sequences:
- the ptges gene encoding prostaglandin E synthase: protein MIRNDVFSCFAFYAVLLVLKMYVVAVITGQVRLRKKAFANPEDALRHGGLQFHRLDPDVERCRRAHRNDMENIFPFLFLGAVYSMTGPSLAVARLHFLVFLGARAMHSVAYLGALPAPTRSLAYVVAQVPCVSMALQILAAVAAYA, encoded by the exons ATGATCAGAAACGACGTTTTCTCCTGCTTTGCCTTCTATGCCGTGCTGCTGGTGTTGAAGATGTACGTCGTGGCCGTCATAACAGGCCAAGTGAGGCTACGGAAAAAG GCTTTTGCTAACCCGGAGGACGCACTGAGACACGGAGGATTACAATTTCACAGGCTGGATCCTGACGTGGAAAGATGCCGCAG AGCTCACCGCAACGACATGGAGAACATCTTCCCCTTCCTCTTCCTGGGCGCTGTGTACTCCATGACGGGCCCCTCGCTGGCCGTGGCGCGCCTCCACTTCCTGGTGTTCTTGGGGGCTCGCGCTATGCACAGCGTGGCCTACCTGGGGGCCCTGCCGGCGCCCACCCGCTCGCTGGCCTACGTGGTGGCGCAGGTGCCGTGCGTCTCCATGGCGCTGCAGATCCTGGCAGCCGTGGCGGCGTACGCTTAG